One window of Planctomycetia bacterium genomic DNA carries:
- a CDS encoding cation transporter has protein sequence MRFPFLLSIASTALTALAYAQDASEPKEEGVTVVKATYLITGLHCPPCTKTVESSLRQIDGVKSVKVDWKTKNAKIEFDEAVLPAQKLALLIADTPHMMGGNLHYDGWLALKASEIMDDASAERAKEALSKLEGVKRVVAYPKKHSLGVQFTDDGEVTSHQLIEALTAAGFTGENY, from the coding sequence ATGAGATTCCCCTTCCTGTTGTCCATTGCCTCGACGGCACTCACGGCGCTCGCATACGCTCAAGATGCAAGCGAACCAAAAGAAGAAGGCGTCACGGTCGTCAAGGCGACCTACTTGATCACCGGCCTGCACTGTCCGCCCTGCACGAAGACGGTCGAGTCTTCATTACGGCAGATCGACGGCGTGAAATCCGTCAAGGTCGATTGGAAAACCAAGAATGCGAAGATCGAGTTCGATGAGGCGGTGCTGCCGGCGCAGAAACTCGCGCTGCTGATCGCCGATACGCCGCACATGATGGGCGGAAACCTGCATTACGACGGCTGGCTGGCGCTGAAAGCCTCGGAAATTATGGATGACGCTAGCGCGGAGCGCGCCAAGGAAGCGTTGAGCAAACTGGAGGGAGTGAAGCGCGTCGTGGCATACCCCAAGAAGCACTCGCTGGGCGTACAGTTTACCGACGACGGCGAGGTCACGAGTCACCAGTTGATCGAGGCGCTGACCGCCGCCGGATTCACGGGCGAGAACTATTGA
- a CDS encoding efflux RND transporter periplasmic adaptor subunit — MFGVNRLPSANDPVGPLPSDNDEGGLRAPPGLKGWRKAWWWFDFIILVKLARLRFIGILAVIGVIITQWDTLNAYYEKWTRPSGAVAAAASGIEYFCPMHPSIIRDNPKDKCPICFMPLSKRKKGSGVAEALPDGIVNRVQLTPYRVVLAGVQTWPVDYQPLTKQLTAVGYVEFNERGERTVAARVAGRIDKLVVNETGQMVEAGDELALLYSPELNVTVENLLNANRSGNQQLLAGARTRLERLGIDDAQLDEILSAGESTSHLKIRSPIDGHVITKYVRAGQYVQEGTPLYEVADLATVWIQAQIYEDDLAFLPVGDTEQDRQRNLNGLDISATTRAFPGEVFHGKLAFIYPHVDQNTRTVTVRFELDNPGHKLRPGSTASVTLKVEPKDVASLSSANDDPRRQKMLDEGRVLAVPESSIIDTGSQKIVYRQSLPNTFEGVEVAVGPSMSGPDGVVFYPILRGLMPGDLVVTSGSFLVDAETRLNPAAGSIYFGGSGGSQERSGVTTVRPSTPEDPNGKIKAALAKLAPEDRTLAEAQRFCPVLPASRLGSMGAPVKLMVAGESLFICCNSCKENALKNSDATLAKVKELRGANQE, encoded by the coding sequence ATGTTTGGCGTAAATCGCCTCCCGTCCGCAAACGACCCGGTTGGCCCGCTGCCGTCCGACAATGACGAAGGCGGACTGCGCGCGCCGCCCGGGCTGAAAGGCTGGCGGAAGGCTTGGTGGTGGTTTGATTTCATCATTCTGGTGAAGTTAGCGCGGCTGCGCTTCATCGGCATCCTGGCGGTGATCGGCGTGATCATCACGCAATGGGACACGCTCAACGCCTACTACGAAAAGTGGACTCGGCCCTCAGGCGCAGTCGCCGCTGCCGCGTCCGGCATCGAGTACTTCTGCCCGATGCATCCCTCGATCATTCGCGACAATCCCAAGGACAAGTGTCCGATCTGCTTCATGCCGCTCTCCAAGCGGAAGAAGGGGAGCGGCGTGGCCGAGGCCTTGCCGGACGGCATTGTGAATCGCGTCCAACTGACGCCTTATCGCGTCGTGTTGGCCGGCGTGCAGACGTGGCCGGTCGACTACCAACCGCTGACCAAGCAACTCACCGCCGTCGGCTACGTGGAATTCAACGAACGGGGCGAGCGCACCGTTGCGGCGCGCGTGGCCGGTCGCATCGACAAGCTAGTCGTCAACGAAACCGGACAGATGGTCGAGGCAGGGGACGAGTTGGCGTTGCTCTATAGCCCGGAGCTGAACGTCACGGTTGAGAACCTGCTGAACGCGAATCGAAGCGGAAATCAACAGTTGCTCGCGGGAGCGCGAACGCGCCTGGAGCGACTGGGGATCGACGACGCGCAGCTTGACGAAATCTTATCGGCCGGCGAGTCGACTTCTCACCTCAAGATTCGCTCGCCGATCGACGGCCATGTGATCACCAAATACGTGCGCGCGGGGCAGTACGTCCAGGAAGGGACGCCGCTGTACGAGGTCGCCGATCTCGCGACCGTCTGGATTCAGGCCCAGATTTATGAAGATGATCTAGCGTTCTTGCCCGTCGGCGACACAGAACAAGACCGCCAGCGCAACTTGAATGGGTTGGACATTAGCGCGACCACGCGGGCGTTTCCGGGCGAGGTGTTCCACGGCAAGTTGGCGTTTATTTATCCCCATGTCGATCAAAACACGCGGACCGTCACCGTGCGGTTCGAGTTGGATAACCCGGGCCACAAGCTGCGACCAGGCAGCACGGCATCCGTGACGCTCAAGGTCGAGCCGAAGGACGTCGCGTCACTGTCAAGCGCGAATGATGATCCGCGGCGCCAGAAGATGCTCGATGAAGGACGCGTGTTGGCAGTGCCCGAGAGTTCCATCATCGACACCGGCAGCCAGAAGATCGTCTACCGTCAATCGTTGCCCAACACCTTTGAAGGCGTCGAAGTGGCTGTGGGACCGAGCATGTCTGGCCCGGACGGCGTCGTGTTCTACCCCATCCTGCGCGGCCTCATGCCTGGCGATTTGGTCGTCACCAGCGGCTCGTTTCTCGTCGATGCGGAGACCCGACTCAATCCGGCCGCCGGCTCGATTTACTTCGGCGGCAGCGGCGGATCGCAAGAGCGGTCCGGCGTGACGACGGTCCGACCATCCACGCCGGAAGATCCGAACGGCAAGATCAAAGCGGCGCTCGCGAAGCTAGCGCCGGAGGACCGCACGCTTGCCGAGGCGCAACGCTTCTGCCCCGTATTGCCGGCCAGTCGCTTGGGATCGATGGGAGCGCCGGTCAAATTGATGGTCGCGGGGGAATCACTGTTCATCTGCTGCAATAGCTGCAAAGAGAACGCTCTGAAGAACTCGGATGCTACGCTCGCCAAGGTCAAGGAACTGAGGGGCGCGAACCAAGAATAA